In Saccharothrix syringae, the following are encoded in one genomic region:
- a CDS encoding MmcQ/YjbR family DNA-binding protein: MITTATRDDVRRIATALPEVTERPAYGMTAWRVRDRLFARDRPPNRTDLAALGDRAPDGPVLAVRVPDPGAKEALPADDPARCFTTPHPDGGPVVLVRLLDVRSTS, from the coding sequence TTGATCACCACGGCTACCCGGGACGACGTGCGCCGCATCGCCACCGCGCTGCCGGAGGTCACCGAGCGCCCCGCGTACGGCATGACCGCCTGGCGGGTGAGGGACAGGCTGTTCGCCCGGGACCGGCCGCCGAACAGGACCGACCTCGCCGCCCTTGGCGACCGGGCGCCGGACGGGCCGGTCCTCGCGGTGCGCGTGCCGGACCCCGGCGCGAAGGAGGCGCTGCCGGCCGACGACCCCGCCCGCTGCTTCACCACCCCGCACCCGGACGGCGGCCCCGTGGTCCTGGTGCGGCTCCTCGACGTCCGGTCGACGAGCTGA
- a CDS encoding alkaline phosphatase D family protein, with protein MSPLTRRTLIAGGIAGAGTVLVPTTANALAYPFTLGVASGEPAADGFVIWTRLAPSPLDADGLGGMSSAPVTVDWQVADDSRFTRVVRSGTATAARDWAHSVHVEVTGLQPGREYSYRFRAAGHISPVGRAVTAPAVGTSPALTAVFTSCSHYEEGYFTAYRRMAEEHPDLVLHLGDYIYEGAATTTRVRRHAPAAEIASPADYRVRHAQYKTDVDLQAAHAAAPWLVVWDDHEVENNYAGLVRANTSPAGDFRARRAAAYKAYYEHMPLRAAQRPVAEDMQLYRRVRWGSLATFHLLDTRQYRDDQACGDGTKVCAEADDPARTLTGAAQEAWLLDGMRQRLGTWDFLGQQVFFAQKLASADGARSMDSWDGYTANRDRLQRGWDAAGLRNTVVLTGDVHRSWAADLMLDYDRQDRVVGTELVTTSVTSGGDGNAADTGLSSLNPHVKFHKNLRGYVRTVTTPAQVGVDFRCVDRVTTRDYPVKTVQSYVVEAGNPGLQAP; from the coding sequence ATGTCCCCGCTGACCCGACGAACGCTCATCGCCGGCGGCATAGCCGGCGCCGGCACCGTCCTCGTCCCCACCACCGCCAACGCCCTGGCCTACCCGTTCACCCTGGGCGTCGCCTCCGGCGAGCCCGCCGCGGACGGCTTCGTGATCTGGACGCGCCTGGCGCCCAGCCCGCTCGACGCCGACGGCCTGGGCGGCATGTCCAGCGCCCCGGTGACCGTGGACTGGCAGGTCGCCGACGACAGCCGGTTCACCCGGGTGGTCCGCAGCGGCACCGCCACCGCCGCGCGGGACTGGGCGCACAGCGTGCACGTCGAGGTCACCGGCCTCCAGCCCGGCCGGGAGTACTCCTACCGGTTCCGCGCCGCCGGGCACATCTCGCCGGTGGGCCGCGCCGTCACCGCGCCCGCGGTGGGCACCAGCCCGGCGCTGACCGCGGTGTTCACCTCCTGCTCGCACTACGAGGAGGGCTACTTCACCGCCTACCGGCGCATGGCCGAGGAGCACCCGGACCTGGTGCTGCACCTGGGCGACTACATCTACGAGGGCGCCGCGACCACCACCAGGGTGCGCCGGCACGCGCCGGCCGCGGAGATCGCGTCGCCGGCCGACTACCGGGTGCGGCACGCGCAGTACAAGACCGACGTGGACCTCCAGGCCGCGCACGCCGCCGCGCCGTGGCTGGTGGTGTGGGACGACCACGAGGTGGAGAACAACTACGCCGGCCTGGTGCGGGCCAACACCTCCCCCGCCGGGGACTTCCGGGCGCGCCGCGCGGCCGCGTACAAGGCTTATTACGAGCACATGCCCCTGCGCGCCGCACAGCGGCCGGTCGCCGAGGACATGCAGCTCTACCGGCGGGTCCGCTGGGGCAGCCTGGCCACGTTCCACCTGCTCGACACCCGGCAGTACCGCGACGACCAGGCGTGCGGCGACGGCACGAAGGTGTGCGCGGAGGCCGACGACCCGGCCCGCACGCTGACCGGCGCGGCGCAGGAGGCGTGGCTGCTCGACGGGATGCGGCAGCGCCTGGGCACCTGGGACTTCCTGGGCCAGCAGGTGTTCTTCGCGCAGAAGCTCGCCTCGGCCGACGGCGCGAGGTCGATGGACTCGTGGGACGGCTACACCGCCAACCGCGACCGGCTCCAGCGCGGCTGGGACGCGGCGGGCCTGCGCAACACCGTCGTGCTGACCGGCGACGTGCACCGGTCGTGGGCCGCGGACCTGATGCTGGACTACGACCGGCAGGACCGGGTGGTCGGCACGGAGCTGGTGACCACCTCGGTGACCTCCGGCGGTGACGGCAACGCCGCCGACACCGGCCTGTCGAGCCTCAACCCGCACGTGAAGTTCCACAAGAACCTCCGCGGCTACGTCCGCACCGTCACCACGCCCGCGCAGGTGGGCGTGGACTTCCGCTGCGTGGACCGGGTCACCACCCGCGACTACCCGGTCAAGACCGTGCAGAGCTACGTCGTCGAGGCGGGCAACCCCGGATTGCAGGCGCCGTGA
- the galK gene encoding galactokinase: MARDGVFEALGRINLIGEHTDYNDGFVLPVALPHSVRVTASRRDDGVLRVASKQAAGVTEVRVTDLAPGAVTGWAAYAAGVVWALRAAGHPVGGFDLLVDGNVPRGAGLSSSAALESAVALAVTELSGVALDRRELARVARRAENDFVGVPCGVMDQSASLLAWERHALLLDTRTLAVEHIPFDPAAAGLALLVVDTRAPHRLVDGEYAARRRDCHRAAELLGVAALRDLVGEHWDLPEKLERRVRHVVGENARVLAVADLLRAGRLREVGPLLTASHESLRDDYEVTVPELDVAVDALLHEGALGARMTGGGFGGCVIALVEQDAVDAAAAAVRSAFAGNGFTAPECWTATAAGGAHRVDPAG, encoded by the coding sequence GTGGCGCGTGACGGGGTGTTCGAGGCTCTGGGCCGGATCAACCTGATCGGCGAGCACACCGACTACAACGACGGCTTCGTGCTGCCCGTCGCGCTGCCGCACTCGGTGCGGGTGACCGCCTCCCGCCGCGACGACGGCGTGCTGCGGGTGGCGTCGAAGCAGGCCGCGGGCGTGACCGAGGTGCGGGTGACCGACCTGGCGCCCGGCGCGGTGACCGGCTGGGCCGCGTACGCGGCGGGCGTGGTGTGGGCGCTGCGCGCGGCCGGGCACCCCGTCGGCGGCTTCGACCTGCTGGTCGACGGCAACGTGCCGCGGGGCGCGGGCCTGTCCTCGTCGGCGGCGCTGGAGAGCGCGGTGGCCCTCGCGGTGACCGAGCTGTCCGGGGTCGCGCTGGACCGCCGGGAGCTGGCCCGGGTCGCGCGGCGCGCCGAGAACGACTTCGTCGGCGTGCCGTGCGGGGTCATGGACCAGTCCGCGTCCCTGCTGGCCTGGGAGCGGCACGCGCTGCTGCTGGACACCCGGACGCTCGCGGTCGAGCACATCCCGTTCGACCCGGCCGCCGCCGGGCTCGCGCTGCTGGTCGTGGACACCAGGGCGCCGCACCGGCTGGTGGACGGCGAGTACGCGGCCCGCCGCCGCGACTGCCACCGGGCCGCCGAGCTGCTGGGCGTGGCCGCGCTGCGCGACCTGGTGGGCGAGCACTGGGACCTGCCGGAGAAGCTGGAGCGCCGGGTGCGGCACGTGGTCGGCGAGAACGCGCGCGTGCTGGCGGTGGCGGACCTGCTGCGGGCCGGCCGGCTGCGCGAGGTCGGCCCGCTGCTGACGGCCTCGCACGAGTCGCTGCGCGACGACTACGAGGTGACCGTGCCGGAGCTGGACGTGGCGGTCGACGCGCTGCTGCACGAGGGCGCCCTGGGCGCCCGCATGACCGGCGGCGGCTTCGGCGGCTGCGTGATCGCCCTGGTGGAGCAGGACGCCGTCGACGCCGCCGCGGCGGCCGTGCGCTCGGCCTTCGCCGGCAACGGCTTCACCGCACCGGAGTGCTGGACCGCCACGGCGGCGGGCGGCGCGCACCGGGTCGACCCCGCCGGCTGA
- a CDS encoding LacI family DNA-binding transcriptional regulator, whose product MATLKDVAALAGVSVKTVSNVVNGYEFVKPENRRRVERALAATGYRPNLGARNLRRGRTGFLALVLPELVVPYFAELAGLVLRAARAHEWTVLIEQTLGTREGERDTLAALGPHMIDAAIVSPEALQARDFGELAPGIPVVLLGEHDVDVPFDHVGIDNVAAAREAVAHLASLGRTRIAAIGAHPHRGTAALRLEGYRLALAEAGLPVREELVATALNYHRRDGAEAMARLLDSPEPPDAVFCFNDLLAVGAVRAAAERGVRVPADLAVVGFDNTEEGTYSLPSLTTVAPDKAAIARAAVDLLRRRVEDPERPTEHVRTPFTLRLRESTGGA is encoded by the coding sequence TTGGCCACCCTCAAGGACGTCGCCGCGCTGGCGGGCGTGTCGGTGAAGACGGTGTCGAACGTGGTCAACGGCTACGAGTTCGTGAAACCGGAGAACCGCCGCCGGGTCGAGCGGGCGCTGGCCGCCACCGGTTACCGGCCGAACCTGGGCGCCCGCAATCTGCGCCGGGGCCGCACCGGCTTCCTGGCCCTCGTGCTGCCCGAGCTGGTGGTGCCCTACTTCGCCGAGCTGGCGGGTCTGGTGCTGCGGGCCGCGCGGGCGCACGAGTGGACCGTGCTGATCGAGCAGACCCTGGGCACCCGGGAGGGCGAGCGGGACACGCTCGCCGCCCTCGGCCCGCACATGATCGACGCCGCGATCGTCAGCCCCGAGGCGCTCCAGGCCCGCGACTTCGGCGAGCTGGCGCCCGGCATCCCGGTGGTGCTGCTCGGCGAGCACGACGTGGACGTGCCGTTCGACCACGTCGGCATCGACAACGTGGCCGCGGCGCGCGAGGCCGTGGCGCACCTGGCGTCCCTCGGCCGGACCCGGATCGCCGCCATCGGCGCGCACCCCCACCGCGGCACCGCCGCCCTGCGCCTGGAGGGCTACCGGCTCGCCCTGGCCGAGGCTGGCCTGCCCGTGCGCGAGGAGCTGGTCGCGACCGCGCTGAACTACCACCGCCGGGACGGCGCGGAGGCCATGGCCCGGCTGCTGGACTCCCCCGAGCCGCCGGACGCGGTGTTCTGCTTCAACGACCTGCTGGCCGTCGGCGCGGTGCGCGCCGCCGCCGAGCGGGGTGTGCGCGTGCCCGCCGATCTTGCTGTCGTAGGCTTCGACAACACCGAGGAGGGCACCTACAGCCTCCCCTCGCTGACCACGGTCGCACCGGACAAGGCGGCCATCGCGCGCGCCGCGGTGGACCTGCTGCGCCGGCGCGTCGAGGACCCAGAGCGGCCGACGGAGCACGTCCGGACGCCGTTCACGCTGCGGTTGAGGGAGAGCACGGGTGGCGCGTGA
- a CDS encoding AbfB domain-containing protein: MRKLLSGLTGLLLLSTLVTVLPPTAHAAVWQPKPAPLTTPWTGQVSPANALPEYPRPQLVRPDWLNLNGVWEFAGAPDLGSPPFGRTLAEGVLVPYPVESALSGIKRHEDHMFYRRSFTTPAGWAGRRVKLNFGAVTWETRVWVNGVAVGTHTGGFDSFSFDVTDALRAGANELVVGVRSTVDGSAYPVGKQRRSPSGIFYTAASGIWQTVWLEPVAAEHVTRLDTVPDVAAGVLDLVVRGTAGRQVRAEVLAGGRVVGAADGTTGAHLRVPVPDARLWSPDDPFLYDLRVTLGSDVVTGYFGMRSLGKAVVGGVVRPLLNGEFVFQLGTLDQGYWPDGVYTAPTDAALRSDLERQKALGFNMVRKHIKVEPARWYYHADRLGLMVWQDMPSLDAVDEVPGGRANYESELRRVVDQLKGVTSIVQWVPFNEGWGEYDAGRIVDLVRSIDDTRLVNHNSGSNCCVSDPDPGNGDVIDDHAYQISSTTRQPDRDRVAVLGEFGGLGRRVVGHEWQPGAGFAYGALYPDEASLTNRYVEITREVGRLVHTRGLSASVYTEPYDVENEVNGFYTYDRQVLKVTEARVREVNLRVLAQAAGTEVGRGEAVSLRVTTEGYTDRYLRHRDGLARTDVIGDDTGRLDATFHVRPGLADPACASFESRNFPGRFLRHSAYRIRSDANDGSAGFAADATFCPRAGAGGTVLESRNHPGHFVRHYAEAVYLARSGGPNPWDTATSFAADTTWAASVPLWRSGADLPLDQARSFRVTTPGYTDRYLRHRDGLARTDVVGAGSAALLKGDATFVVRRGLADPSCYSLESRNLPGLYLRHADFRVRLGAPDGSELFRRDATFCAQPGAGGVRLQSINELGASVRHYAEEVWVAVNGGAHTYDNPSSYDADVTWAVVAAWAP, from the coding sequence ATGCGCAAGCTGCTGTCCGGCTTGACCGGACTCCTCCTCCTGAGCACCCTCGTGACCGTGCTGCCCCCGACCGCGCACGCCGCGGTGTGGCAGCCCAAGCCCGCGCCGCTGACCACGCCCTGGACCGGTCAGGTGTCGCCCGCCAACGCCCTGCCGGAGTACCCGCGCCCGCAGCTGGTCCGCCCCGACTGGCTCAACCTCAACGGCGTCTGGGAGTTCGCCGGCGCGCCGGACCTGGGGTCGCCCCCGTTCGGCCGGACCCTCGCCGAGGGCGTCCTGGTGCCCTACCCGGTCGAGTCCGCGCTCTCGGGCATCAAGCGGCACGAGGACCACATGTTCTACCGCCGCTCGTTCACCACCCCCGCCGGCTGGGCCGGTCGCCGGGTGAAGCTGAACTTCGGCGCGGTCACCTGGGAGACGCGGGTGTGGGTCAACGGCGTGGCCGTCGGCACGCACACCGGCGGGTTCGACTCGTTCTCGTTCGACGTCACCGACGCCCTGCGGGCCGGCGCCAACGAACTCGTCGTCGGCGTGCGCTCGACCGTCGACGGCAGCGCCTACCCGGTGGGCAAGCAGCGCCGCTCGCCGAGCGGCATCTTCTACACCGCCGCCTCGGGCATCTGGCAGACCGTCTGGCTGGAGCCGGTCGCGGCGGAGCACGTCACCCGCCTGGACACCGTTCCCGACGTGGCCGCGGGCGTCCTGGACCTGGTCGTGCGGGGCACGGCCGGCCGGCAGGTGCGCGCCGAGGTGCTGGCCGGCGGTCGGGTCGTCGGCGCGGCCGACGGCACGACGGGCGCGCACCTGCGGGTGCCCGTGCCCGACGCCCGGCTGTGGTCGCCGGACGACCCGTTCCTCTACGACCTGCGGGTCACCCTGGGCAGCGACGTCGTCACCGGCTACTTCGGCATGCGCTCGCTGGGCAAGGCGGTGGTCGGCGGGGTCGTGCGGCCCCTGCTCAACGGCGAGTTCGTCTTCCAGCTCGGCACCCTGGACCAGGGCTACTGGCCCGACGGCGTCTACACCGCGCCCACCGACGCCGCGCTGCGGTCCGACCTGGAGCGGCAGAAGGCGCTCGGGTTCAACATGGTGCGCAAGCACATCAAGGTCGAGCCCGCCCGCTGGTACTACCACGCCGACCGGCTCGGCCTGATGGTGTGGCAGGACATGCCGTCGCTGGACGCGGTCGACGAGGTGCCCGGCGGGCGCGCCAACTACGAGTCGGAGCTGCGGCGCGTGGTCGACCAGCTCAAGGGCGTCACCTCGATCGTGCAGTGGGTGCCGTTCAACGAGGGCTGGGGCGAGTACGACGCGGGCCGCATCGTCGACCTGGTGCGCTCGATCGACGACACCCGGCTGGTCAACCACAACTCCGGCTCGAACTGCTGCGTCTCCGACCCGGACCCGGGCAACGGCGACGTCATCGACGACCACGCCTACCAGATCTCCTCCACCACCCGGCAGCCCGACCGCGACCGGGTCGCGGTGCTCGGCGAGTTCGGCGGCCTGGGCCGGCGGGTCGTCGGCCACGAGTGGCAGCCCGGCGCCGGGTTCGCCTACGGCGCGCTGTACCCGGACGAGGCGTCGCTGACCAACCGGTACGTGGAGATCACCCGAGAGGTCGGCCGCCTCGTGCACACCCGCGGCCTGTCCGCGTCGGTCTACACCGAGCCCTACGACGTGGAGAACGAGGTCAACGGCTTCTACACCTACGACCGGCAGGTGCTGAAGGTGACCGAGGCGCGGGTCCGCGAGGTCAACCTCCGGGTGCTGGCGCAGGCCGCCGGCACGGAGGTCGGGCGCGGCGAGGCGGTCTCGCTGCGCGTGACGACCGAGGGCTACACCGACCGCTACCTGCGCCACCGCGACGGCCTGGCCCGCACCGACGTCATCGGCGACGACACGGGCCGCCTGGACGCCACCTTCCACGTGCGGCCCGGCCTGGCCGACCCGGCGTGCGCCTCGTTCGAGTCGCGGAACTTCCCCGGCCGGTTCCTGCGGCACTCGGCGTACCGGATCAGGTCCGACGCGAACGACGGTTCGGCGGGCTTCGCGGCGGACGCCACGTTCTGCCCGCGCGCGGGCGCCGGCGGCACGGTCCTGGAGTCGCGCAACCACCCGGGCCACTTCGTCCGGCACTACGCGGAGGCGGTGTACCTGGCCCGGTCGGGCGGGCCGAACCCGTGGGACACGGCCACGAGCTTCGCGGCCGACACCACGTGGGCGGCCTCGGTGCCGCTGTGGCGCAGCGGGGCCGACCTGCCGCTGGACCAGGCGCGGTCGTTCCGGGTGACCACGCCCGGCTACACCGACCGCTACCTGCGGCACCGCGACGGCCTGGCGCGCACCGACGTGGTGGGCGCCGGCAGCGCCGCCCTGCTCAAGGGCGACGCCACGTTCGTGGTCCGGCGCGGCCTGGCCGACCCGTCGTGCTACTCGCTGGAGTCGCGCAACCTGCCCGGCCTGTACCTGCGGCACGCGGACTTCCGGGTCCGGCTGGGCGCACCGGACGGCTCCGAGCTGTTCCGGCGGGACGCCACGTTCTGCGCCCAGCCCGGTGCCGGCGGCGTGCGGCTGCAGTCGATCAACGAGCTGGGCGCGAGCGTCCGGCACTACGCGGAGGAGGTCTGGGTCGCGGTGAACGGCGGTGCGCACACCTACGACAACCCGTCGTCCTACGACGCGGACGTGACGTGGGCCGTGGTCGCGGCCTGGGCGCCGTAG
- a CDS encoding dienelactone hydrolase family protein, producing the protein MTDIILFHHVQGLTPGVRAFADRLRAAGHWVATPDLFDGKTFATLEEGVAHVEGIGFDAVVQRGVDAASELPERVVYAGFSLGAMPAQRLAQTRPGALAVLLYHGAVPADTYGDSWPPDVAIQAHVNDEDDWGDLDVMRSLVEQAPDAELFTYRGSTHLFTDSGLDVYDAAATGLVVERSLALLARRA; encoded by the coding sequence ATGACCGACATCATCCTGTTCCACCACGTCCAGGGCCTCACCCCGGGCGTCCGGGCCTTCGCCGACCGCCTGCGCGCCGCCGGCCACTGGGTCGCCACCCCGGACCTGTTCGACGGCAAGACGTTCGCCACCCTCGAAGAGGGCGTGGCGCACGTCGAGGGGATCGGTTTCGACGCGGTGGTCCAACGCGGTGTCGACGCGGCGTCCGAGCTGCCCGAGCGGGTCGTCTACGCGGGTTTCTCGCTGGGCGCCATGCCCGCGCAGCGGCTCGCCCAGACCCGCCCCGGCGCCCTGGCCGTGCTGCTCTACCACGGTGCCGTGCCCGCCGACACCTACGGCGACTCCTGGCCGCCCGACGTGGCGATCCAGGCGCACGTCAACGACGAGGACGACTGGGGCGACCTGGACGTGATGCGGTCGCTGGTGGAGCAGGCGCCGGACGCGGAGCTGTTCACCTACCGCGGGTCGACGCACCTGTTCACCGACAGCGGCCTGGACGTCTACGACGCCGCGGCCACCGGGCTGGTCGTGGAGCGGTCGCTGGCCCTGCTGGCGCGCCGGGCCTGA
- a CDS encoding sensor histidine kinase: MRRVPWLSPLLCGVVLVAGAYAGLAGLGETRWVPFAAGLVGLVLVDRVRWVPWLGLALQAGLVVLVAFSDGSGMARVLFLLLPFGAYFAFGRAVAVGVGVGCAAFMVVAFQVTAPGWTRSVEHVSDLLMFGIGVVLSLAMAELSAAAERNRVARDVHDGVGHHLTAVAVLLEKAVAFRGHDAAVADRAVEDARESARRALGDVRASVRALSGPFRLGDALRQLVGGLDVTVECSGDESRYAAPTLLALYRAAQEGVTNALRHGGGARVEVTVHCGASRAELTVVDDGPGFGRREGFGLRGLRERVAEVGGSVDVDGSGGTRLTVVVPR, translated from the coding sequence GTGCGTCGCGTGCCGTGGTTGTCGCCCCTGCTGTGCGGGGTGGTGTTGGTGGCCGGTGCCTACGCGGGGCTGGCCGGGCTCGGCGAGACCCGCTGGGTGCCGTTCGCCGCGGGGCTCGTCGGGCTGGTGCTGGTCGACCGGGTGCGGTGGGTGCCGTGGCTCGGGTTGGCGCTCCAGGCGGGGCTGGTGGTGCTGGTCGCGTTCTCCGACGGGTCGGGGATGGCGCGGGTGCTGTTCCTGCTGCTGCCGTTCGGCGCGTACTTCGCGTTCGGGCGCGCGGTGGCGGTCGGGGTGGGCGTGGGGTGCGCCGCGTTCATGGTCGTCGCCTTCCAGGTGACCGCGCCCGGCTGGACCCGGTCGGTCGAGCACGTGTCCGACCTGCTGATGTTCGGCATCGGGGTGGTCCTGTCGCTGGCCATGGCGGAGCTGTCGGCGGCGGCCGAGCGGAACCGGGTGGCGCGCGACGTGCACGACGGGGTCGGGCACCACCTGACGGCGGTCGCGGTGCTGCTGGAGAAGGCGGTGGCGTTCCGCGGGCACGACGCGGCGGTGGCGGACCGGGCGGTGGAGGACGCGCGCGAGTCGGCGCGGCGGGCGCTGGGGGACGTGCGGGCGTCGGTGCGGGCGCTCAGCGGGCCGTTCCGGTTGGGGGACGCGCTGCGGCAGCTCGTCGGGGGACTGGACGTGACCGTGGAGTGCTCCGGTGACGAGAGCCGGTACGCCGCGCCGACGCTGCTGGCCCTGTACCGGGCGGCGCAGGAGGGGGTGACCAACGCGTTGCGGCACGGCGGGGGCGCGCGGGTCGAGGTGACGGTCCACTGTGGAGCCAGCAGGGCCGAGCTGACCGTGGTCGACGACGGGCCCGGGTTCGGGCGGCGCGAGGGGTTCGGGTTGCGCGGGCTGCGGGAGCGCGTCGCCGAGGTGGGCGGGTCGGTCGACGTCGACGGCAGCGGCGGCACCAGGCTCACCGTGGTGGTGCCCCGGTGA
- a CDS encoding response regulator gives MSDVRVVVVDDQRLVRESVAALLDLQPGIAVVGTAGDGREAVEVTTAADPDVVLMDVRMPDLDGIDALNALRARGCRARVVVLTTFDDEEYVVRALKAGASGYLLKDRPAAELAAAVRLAHSGVVQFDPAAAARLADALVPGRPREEHDLTGREVDVLRLVATGATNREIARRLHLSEGTVKNHVSRILTRLGLRDRTQAAVYARDHGIG, from the coding sequence GTGAGCGACGTGCGCGTGGTCGTGGTCGACGACCAGCGGCTGGTCCGCGAGAGCGTCGCCGCGCTGCTGGACCTCCAGCCGGGCATCGCCGTGGTCGGCACGGCCGGGGACGGGCGGGAGGCGGTCGAGGTGACCACCGCCGCGGACCCGGACGTGGTGCTGATGGATGTGCGCATGCCGGACCTCGACGGGATCGACGCGCTGAACGCGCTGCGCGCCCGCGGCTGCCGCGCCCGGGTCGTGGTGCTGACGACGTTCGACGACGAGGAGTACGTGGTGCGCGCCCTCAAGGCCGGCGCGAGCGGCTACCTGCTCAAGGACCGGCCGGCCGCCGAGCTGGCGGCGGCGGTCCGGCTGGCGCACTCGGGCGTGGTCCAGTTCGACCCGGCCGCGGCGGCGCGGCTGGCGGACGCGCTGGTGCCCGGCAGGCCCCGGGAGGAGCACGACCTGACCGGGCGCGAGGTGGACGTGCTGCGCCTGGTCGCCACCGGGGCCACCAACCGGGAGATCGCCCGCCGGCTGCACCTGAGCGAGGGCACGGTGAAGAACCACGTGTCCCGCATCCTCACCCGGCTCGGCCTGCGCGACCGCACGCAGGCCGCCGTGTACGCCCGCGACCACGGCATCGGCTGA
- a CDS encoding S8 family peptidase, with protein MRFPTLVAATALLAGLAAPPAQAAAPVLYSGHPDAVADSYIVVLKRHADLASARTAVPGITRTYGSALPGFAVHADAATARRLAADPRVAYVAQDLKVGLEAAALDVQPNPPSWGLDRIDQRTLPLDAKYHHPNTAPGVRAYVVGTGIRYTHQEFDGAAVPGLDNVGGVTPPGNDCNGHGTHMAGIIGGRTTGVAKDVALVSVRVLNCQGSGTYAQVIQGIDWITRDAAASGRPAVALMTLGGPRHQAFNDAITASINANVHYSVVSGSSNADACNYSPGSTPLATTVGATDANDNKAGFSNYGGCIDVWAPGVNITSAWGTSDTAYSTISGSAASAHAAGVAALWRQRFPGDSAVQVAAALTANATPGVVVNPGAGSPNLLLYMGMIPA; from the coding sequence ATGAGATTCCCGACCCTGGTCGCGGCGACCGCGCTCTTAGCCGGGCTCGCCGCACCACCCGCCCAGGCGGCCGCGCCCGTGCTCTACAGCGGGCACCCCGACGCCGTGGCGGACAGCTACATCGTGGTGCTCAAGCGGCACGCCGACCTGGCGTCCGCGCGCACCGCCGTGCCGGGCATCACCCGCACCTACGGCTCGGCCCTGCCGGGCTTCGCCGTCCACGCCGACGCCGCCACCGCCCGCCGCCTGGCCGCCGACCCGCGCGTGGCCTACGTGGCGCAGGACCTCAAGGTGGGCCTGGAGGCCGCCGCGCTCGACGTGCAGCCCAACCCGCCGTCCTGGGGGCTGGACCGGATCGACCAGCGCACCCTGCCGCTGGACGCCAAGTACCACCACCCCAACACCGCGCCGGGCGTGCGGGCGTACGTGGTCGGCACCGGCATCCGCTACACCCACCAGGAGTTCGACGGCGCGGCCGTGCCCGGCCTGGACAACGTCGGCGGCGTCACCCCGCCCGGCAACGACTGCAACGGGCACGGCACGCACATGGCGGGCATCATCGGCGGCCGGACCACCGGCGTGGCCAAGGACGTGGCGCTGGTGTCCGTGCGGGTGCTCAACTGCCAGGGCTCCGGCACCTACGCCCAGGTCATCCAGGGCATCGACTGGATCACCCGGGACGCGGCGGCGAGCGGGCGGCCGGCGGTGGCCCTGATGACCCTGGGCGGGCCGCGGCACCAGGCGTTCAACGACGCCATCACCGCGTCGATCAACGCGAACGTGCACTACTCGGTGGTGTCGGGCAGCTCCAACGCCGACGCGTGCAACTACTCCCCCGGCAGCACGCCGCTCGCCACCACCGTGGGCGCCACGGACGCCAACGACAACAAGGCGGGCTTCTCCAACTACGGCGGCTGCATCGACGTGTGGGCGCCGGGCGTGAACATCACGTCGGCGTGGGGCACGTCGGACACGGCGTACTCGACCATCAGCGGCTCGGCGGCCTCCGCGCACGCGGCGGGCGTGGCGGCGCTGTGGCGGCAGCGCTTCCCCGGTGACTCGGCGGTGCAGGTGGCGGCGGCGCTGACCGCCAACGCCACGCCCGGCGTGGTGGTCAACCCCGGTGCCGGCTCGCCGAACCTGCTGCTCTACATGGGCATGATCCCGGCGTAG